The nucleotide window GTGACCGGCGCCTTGAGCGTAGCCTCGTCGATCTGGATTTTGATGCGCCTGACCTCGGCCCGGGCTGAGGCGACGGCCTGCTCGGTGGTGCTCAGTCTGGCCCCTGCCGCCTGCAGCGCAGCGGCGGCAATATCACGGGTGCTGGTCTTCTGGTCGGCCTGTTGTTGTGAAACATGCCCTTTCTGAACAAGGGTCCGGGTACGTTCAAGCTCCTGTTCGGCAAATTTCAGCTCGCTTTCCCTCTGCCGGATGGTGGCCTGGGCTTCCCGCACACTTTCCTCGGCCTGGGCAATGGCCGCCCGGGCTTCCTCCAGCAGGGCCTCCTCCTCTGCGGTATCCATAACCGCAAGCACCCGTCCCTGTTCCACAAGGTCGCCTTCATTGGCATAAATTGCCACGATACGGCCACCGTATTTGGTTGCCACATCCACCTGGTCCGCTTCGATCCGGCCATTGCCGGAGGCAAAATCGATCAGAACACCTTCTTGCTGCGCCTGCCACCAGCGAACACCGCCGACAATCGCAGCCAGAATGATAATAAATATAACGATTTTCCTGATCACCGAACCGGTCATAAAAGACGTCTCCAACCCTGTTTATTGTGCAACTGCACAATTTAATCGATATTAGA belongs to Emcibacter sp. and includes:
- a CDS encoding HlyD family secretion protein, encoding MTGSVIRKIVIFIIILAAIVGGVRWWQAQQEGVLIDFASGNGRIEADQVDVATKYGGRIVAIYANEGDLVEQGRVLAVMDTAEEEALLEEARAAIAQAEESVREAQATIRQRESELKFAEQELERTRTLVQKGHVSQQQADQKTSTRDIAAAALQAAGARLSTTEQAVASARAEVRRIKIQIDEATLKAPVTGRVLYRLAENGEVLAGGGKVLTLIDLSDIYMTIFLPSAEAARVRFGAEARIRIDALPGRVIPAVVTFVSPEAQFTPKQVETRDEREKLMFRIKVTIPGELVTQNIDRVKTGVRGQAFVRLNAETPWPDELAVNLTQPGN